The DNA sequence TCATTCCGGTGGATGTGTATGTGCCGGGATGCCCTCCTAGACCTGAGGCCTTGATTGGTGGCATCTTGAAGCTACAAGCCAAAATTCGCGGCGAATCTCTTGCCATTTCGGAGCCGAAACCCACTGAACCCGCCCCCAACTCCCCTCATTTTCCCGACAAATCCTCCCTATGACGCTCGAAGCACGCATCCAAATTCTCCAGGATCATTTTGGCGAATCGGCCATCGTTTCGGTAGATCTCGAAGCCAAACAGCCGGGAATCACGGTCGCAGTGGATCGTCTGCTGGAAGTCTGCCGGTTTCTCCAGTTGGATGAACGATTCTACATGGATTTTCTCAACTGTCTGTCTGGGGTAGACTTGGGCGAAAAGGAGAATCGAATGGAAGTGGTGTATCATCTGACTTCTATCACCGAAGATTTTTCGCTGGTCATGCGGGTTTCTCTACCCCGGGATTTGGAAGAAAAACCTACCGTACCTTCAGTCGCAGGAATTTGGCGTGCGGCAGATTGGCACGAGCGTGAAGCCTACGATTTATTGGGCATTGTCTTCGAGGGCCATCCCGACCCTCGCAGGATTTTGATGCCGGAGGACTGGCCCGGTCACCCGCTCCGCAAGGATTATCAGAATCCCGATTCCTACCACGATATCAAGGTCGAATACTAATCCTCCGACATGCGCAAATTGCCTTATAGCGACGAGACCGAATTGCCCAAGGACGAATTGCTCCGGAGAGCTGCCCCCAACAAGACGCGGCTTGAGGATCTGAAATCCGAGGAGATGATCATCAATATCGGACCGCAACACCCTTCCACGCACGGGGTATTGCGATTGGAGGTGATCACGGATGGAGAATTGGTGGTGGATGTCATTCCGCATTTGGGCTATCTGCATCGATGCTTTGAAAAGCATGCCGAGGCACTAAGTTATCCTCAAATTCTGCCCTACACGGATCGGATGGATTATCTCGCCTCCATGAACAACAATCACGCTTTTGTGATGGGCGTGGAGCGCATGCTGGGTATCGAACACGAAATCCCCAAACGGGTCGAGTACATCCGAGTGCTGGTTTGCGAACTGAATAGAATCGCTTCCCACATGATTGCGCTGGGAACGTATGGGCTGGATATCGGTGCTTTCACGCCGTTCTTGTGGACCTTCCGCGATCGTGAGCACATCATGAATCTGCTGGAATGGGCTTCGGGTTCACGCATGCTTTACAACTATATCTGGGTGGGAGGGCTGTTTTATGACCTTCCTGTGGGCTTTGAAACGCGTTGTCGGGAATTCGTGGACTATTTCCGTCCCAAAATGGATGAGCTCAACAAGCTGATCACCGACAATCCCATCTTTGTGCAACGGACTGCGAATGTCGGGGTACTCCCGCTGCATACCGCAGTGAACTTCGGCTGTTCTGGGCCGATGCTCCGTGGATCTGGTCTGAAGTGGGATCTTCGTCGAGTGGATGGATATTCGGTTTACCCTGAGTTGGAATTCGATATTCCGGTGGGGAAGGGGGAAATGGGAACGGTAGGCGATTGCTGGGATCGATTCAAGGTGCGAGTGGACGAAGTGGAGGAATCCTTGAAGATCATCACTCAATGCCTCGACCGTCTGGAAAAGCAATATCCTCGAACGGAGGATTTCGATCCACGAGCACTTTGCCCGCCCAAGTCCCGTCCCAAAAAGCAGGATTTTTACATTCGTGCCGAGAATCCTCGTGGAGAGCTTGGGTTCTATTTTGTGGCGGATGGAAGATCGGACAAGCCATTCCGATGCAAATCACGCGCTCCAAGCTTCTGCAACCTAAGTGTTTTGTCCGAAATCAGCCGGGGGGTCCTCATTGCCGATTTGGTCGCGATTATCGGTTCCCTCGATATTGTACTGGGGGAAGTGGATCGATAGGTTAGGGAAGGGGAATGTGATCTCCTACTTGCCAATCGGGTTGTTTGGGGATCTGTAGCATTTGGTCGCCCACACGTACCCAGACATGTGATTCGTCAGCAGTCATGGAAACGATCTCTCCCATGAGTCGATTTTCTGGAGCTTGAAACCATTTTTTGGGGTCGCCGCAGTCCACGAGTTTTCCTGCCTCCAATTTTACCAACCGATTCGCAGTGCGAAGTACCTCGGATCGGTCGTGTGTCACCCACAGTGTGGTGGTTTTCGTCAATTCTTGTAATACCCCTAAGTCATCCTGCAATTGATGCTTGAGATCCGCGTCTTGACCTGTGAGCGGTTCGTCCAGCAAGAGCAATTGAGGCTTTCGCAGCCAAGCCCGCACCAATGCGACCCGTTGTTGTTGCCCACCGGAAAGTTGGCGTGGATAGCGATCCCGAAAGGAATCCATCCCCACTCGTTGGAGCCAATGGATGATCTCTTCTTCTGACTCTCCATCCGGAAGGGCGAATGTGAGATTGTCCCAAACCGTCATGTGAGGAAAGAGCGATGGGCCTTGGATGACATAGCCAATAGAGCGGTCCTGAGGGGGCAGGGCAATCCGATGGGAGGAGTCGTACCAGACCTGATCCGCTACGGAGATCTTTCCAGATTTGGGCGTCAG is a window from the Pontibacter sp. G13 genome containing:
- a CDS encoding ABC transporter ATP-binding protein; the encoded protein is MKNDPVHLIEFDLHIHRKNPSGTLKLHLSDQLPAGSVTALMGSSGSGKTTLLKMLAGLLTPKSGKISVADQVWYDSSHRIALPPQDRSIGYVIQGPSLFPHMTVWDNLTFALPDGESEEEIIHWLQRVGMDSFRDRYPRQLSGGQQQRVALVRAWLRKPQLLLLDEPLTGQDADLKHQLQDDLGVLQELTKTTTLWVTHDRSEVLRTANRLVKLEAGKLVDCGDPKKWFQAPENRLMGEIVSMTADESHVWVRVGDQMLQIPKQPDWQVGDHIPLP
- a CDS encoding NADH-quinone oxidoreductase subunit D, encoding MIINIGPQHPSTHGVLRLEVITDGELVVDVIPHLGYLHRCFEKHAEALSYPQILPYTDRMDYLASMNNNHAFVMGVERMLGIEHEIPKRVEYIRVLVCELNRIASHMIALGTYGLDIGAFTPFLWTFRDREHIMNLLEWASGSRMLYNYIWVGGLFYDLPVGFETRCREFVDYFRPKMDELNKLITDNPIFVQRTANVGVLPLHTAVNFGCSGPMLRGSGLKWDLRRVDGYSVYPELEFDIPVGKGEMGTVGDCWDRFKVRVDEVEESLKIITQCLDRLEKQYPRTEDFDPRALCPPKSRPKKQDFYIRAENPRGELGFYFVADGRSDKPFRCKSRAPSFCNLSVLSEISRGVLIADLVAIIGSLDIVLGEVDR
- a CDS encoding NADH-quinone oxidoreductase subunit C; translated protein: MTLEARIQILQDHFGESAIVSVDLEAKQPGITVAVDRLLEVCRFLQLDERFYMDFLNCLSGVDLGEKENRMEVVYHLTSITEDFSLVMRVSLPRDLEEKPTVPSVAGIWRAADWHEREAYDLLGIVFEGHPDPRRILMPEDWPGHPLRKDYQNPDSYHDIKVEY